Proteins co-encoded in one Spirosoma endbachense genomic window:
- a CDS encoding AAA family ATPase, producing the protein MIPIKLSIQGLYSYQELQEIDFQQLIGSSVFGIFGKVGSGKTSLLEAISFALYGETERLNSRDNRQYNMMNLKSKHLLIDFEFQAGPEQQRYKFIYEARRHPKKHHEIMPGERRMFIWQENDWQPVGNEKEDVALLSKQILGLDYDNFKRTIIIPQNQFREFLELSPTERTKMMNQLFKLDQYDMAGRVGKLNKENDDQLSELRGLLAPLGDVTPEAIEQAKTSITVVLESLAQKETEINQLLPDEKRLIESQNRSKLLASHQQELTQLLIQQEQYQRLEADIALYETCLLIFQSDFAIFDKLASKQLKLTETEQNARQQLSVAGKRRASLVSLYDAAKKAYETRDELQQKIDELDTVQQIRTLQQSISQQIHNRDTLASQLEQQTSQLDHYKADRTKHQLVLDNGLGQTSNLERLYKVNNWFTAYKPLKKQADDLQAALNNYDLAVEKLKQRKNDALAGFPVDWAQLTLKTLPDQIEDALAQLKLIREDRETKHRQLLVQDELRKYADALTDGKPCPLCGSEHHPNRHIGNAEDTEVQRSDAALRKVVQRIDDTTTLQLTIKELATKLRSELENGKRLTQERTEIVGQLTAHEDAFVWPEFSKEQEGLVIEAMRQESDGQKQLQDAQQAVRELNKLTEETEIIYKELARKVAEADNDLSGLNGQLKTAAESLEHFRLDEVKQWGLDQIADLRESLYRTYKQTKINFDDADKQKSSAEKELATLEEQIQQVNIQLAEVSQESKTLETTINLNLDAQGLNREQVNQILQSGIDVSREKRRINDYNEKRTGLQKQVETLEAELAEHPFDPAALTAVQQKLTVLQAEKDELNKEHGRATTILATLEAQWQQKQDHQKRHDELDLRRQDLKKMDELFRAQGFVNYVSSVYLKNLCESANERFFKLTNNQLKLELDDKNGFQVRDYLNGGEVRSVKTLSGGQTFQASLSLALALSDNIQHLTKAKQNLFFLDEGFGTLDKDSLQTVFKTLKALRSENRVVGIISHVEELQQEVDNFIRAESTENGSRIVRSWDI; encoded by the coding sequence ATGATACCCATTAAGCTGTCAATTCAGGGACTTTATTCGTACCAGGAATTACAGGAGATAGATTTTCAGCAGTTAATCGGGTCGAGTGTATTTGGCATATTCGGCAAGGTCGGCAGTGGTAAAACGTCTTTGCTGGAAGCCATTAGTTTTGCTTTGTACGGTGAAACCGAGCGACTTAATAGCCGCGATAATCGCCAGTACAATATGATGAATCTGAAGTCGAAGCATTTGCTCATCGACTTCGAATTTCAGGCCGGGCCCGAGCAGCAACGCTATAAATTCATTTATGAAGCCCGACGACACCCCAAAAAGCATCATGAGATTATGCCGGGCGAACGTCGGATGTTTATCTGGCAGGAAAACGACTGGCAGCCGGTTGGGAATGAAAAGGAGGATGTCGCCCTATTGTCGAAGCAGATTCTTGGCTTAGACTACGACAATTTTAAGCGAACGATCATCATTCCACAAAACCAGTTTCGGGAGTTTCTGGAACTCAGCCCAACGGAGCGCACAAAGATGATGAATCAGTTATTCAAACTGGATCAGTACGATATGGCTGGTCGAGTTGGGAAACTGAACAAAGAGAATGATGATCAGCTTTCGGAATTACGCGGTTTGCTGGCTCCTCTGGGCGATGTTACACCCGAAGCGATTGAGCAGGCCAAGACCAGTATTACAGTCGTCCTGGAATCATTGGCCCAAAAGGAAACGGAAATCAACCAGTTGTTGCCCGATGAAAAGCGACTGATCGAGAGCCAGAATCGAAGCAAGCTCCTGGCATCCCACCAGCAGGAACTTACTCAACTCCTTATACAACAGGAACAATACCAGCGTCTTGAGGCCGATATCGCCTTGTATGAGACCTGTTTGTTAATTTTCCAGTCTGACTTTGCCATTTTCGACAAATTAGCCAGTAAACAACTTAAGCTAACAGAAACGGAACAAAATGCCCGTCAACAACTCAGTGTCGCAGGCAAGCGTCGGGCGAGTTTAGTGAGTCTGTATGATGCCGCGAAAAAAGCATATGAGACTCGTGATGAACTGCAACAGAAGATTGATGAATTAGATACGGTGCAGCAAATCAGGACGTTGCAGCAATCAATTAGTCAGCAAATACATAACCGGGACACACTAGCCAGCCAGCTTGAGCAGCAAACCAGCCAGCTTGATCACTATAAAGCTGACCGGACTAAACATCAGCTTGTACTGGATAATGGACTTGGGCAAACGTCGAATCTTGAAAGGCTTTATAAAGTAAATAACTGGTTCACAGCTTATAAACCGCTAAAAAAACAGGCTGACGATTTACAAGCTGCCCTTAACAACTATGATCTGGCCGTAGAAAAACTAAAGCAGCGTAAAAACGATGCATTAGCTGGATTTCCTGTCGACTGGGCTCAGTTGACGCTTAAAACATTACCTGATCAAATTGAGGACGCCCTCGCACAACTGAAACTAATTCGGGAAGACCGGGAGACAAAACATCGGCAACTATTGGTTCAGGATGAGCTTCGTAAGTATGCTGATGCACTAACCGATGGCAAACCATGCCCTTTATGTGGGTCAGAACACCACCCGAATCGGCATATAGGAAACGCAGAAGATACCGAGGTTCAGCGCAGTGATGCGGCTTTGCGAAAAGTTGTCCAACGAATTGACGACACAACAACGCTTCAACTAACAATAAAAGAACTGGCAACGAAGCTACGTAGTGAGTTGGAGAATGGGAAGCGGCTTACGCAGGAACGCACGGAAATAGTCGGGCAATTGACAGCCCATGAAGATGCGTTTGTGTGGCCGGAATTCTCGAAAGAGCAGGAAGGCCTGGTCATAGAGGCTATGAGGCAGGAAAGTGACGGCCAAAAACAGCTTCAGGACGCACAGCAGGCTGTTCGGGAACTGAACAAACTCACCGAAGAAACCGAAATTATCTACAAAGAACTGGCCCGCAAAGTTGCCGAAGCAGATAACGACCTTTCGGGCTTGAATGGTCAGTTGAAAACAGCCGCCGAATCGCTGGAACACTTTCGGCTCGACGAAGTAAAACAATGGGGTCTGGATCAGATTGCCGACCTGCGCGAGTCGCTTTATCGCACGTACAAGCAGACAAAAATCAATTTCGACGATGCTGATAAACAGAAAAGCAGCGCCGAAAAAGAACTGGCGACACTGGAGGAGCAGATTCAACAAGTCAATATACAGCTAGCCGAAGTTAGTCAGGAAAGCAAAACGCTGGAAACGACGATCAACCTGAATCTGGACGCCCAGGGGTTGAATCGGGAGCAGGTGAATCAGATCCTACAGTCCGGAATAGATGTTAGCCGGGAAAAACGGCGAATCAACGACTACAATGAAAAGCGAACAGGCTTACAGAAACAGGTGGAAACCCTGGAGGCAGAATTAGCCGAGCACCCCTTCGACCCTGCTGCGCTGACGGCCGTTCAACAGAAACTCACAGTATTGCAAGCCGAAAAAGATGAATTAAACAAAGAGCACGGGCGCGCAACCACCATATTGGCCACGCTCGAAGCCCAATGGCAGCAGAAACAGGATCATCAGAAGCGCCATGATGAGCTGGACCTCCGGCGACAGGATTTAAAGAAAATGGACGAATTATTCCGGGCTCAGGGCTTCGTCAACTATGTTTCGTCGGTCTACCTCAAAAACCTGTGTGAATCGGCCAATGAGCGTTTTTTCAAACTGACCAATAATCAGTTGAAACTGGAGCTGGACGATAAAAACGGCTTTCAGGTGCGCGACTACCTCAACGGGGGTGAAGTCAGAAGTGTGAAAACGCTCTCCGGCGGTCAAACATTTCAGGCCTCGTTGTCGCTTGCGCTTGCCCTGTCAGACAATATTCAGCACCTGACCAAAGCCAAACAAAATCTGTTTTTTCTGGATGAGGGCTTCGGAACACTTGATAAAGATTCCCTACAGACAGTTTTCAAAACCTTAAAAGCTCTTCGTTCCGAAAACCGGGTTGTCGGTATTATTTCACACGTTGAAGAGCTTCAGCAGGAAGTTGACAATTTCATTCGTGCTGAATCCACAGAAAACGGGAGTCGTATTGTACGGAGTTGGGATATATAA
- a CDS encoding LytR/AlgR family response regulator transcription factor, producing the protein MAPLSTVLIDDEPLALERLRRLLTEYRSILTISGEATNGWEGMALIESLRPAVIFLDIQMPQLTGFDMLARLTDPPYVVFTTAYDQYALRAFEEKSLDYLLKPIDAARLAKTVQKIQQSQSPTPLTLDTLRSLLVSHTLPPPMRAMTVKNGDSLELVVLDEIAFFQTAGKYVLLHTVDGKQHVVEYTLTELAERLPDQFVRISRASLVNRSLIRQLRKRLNGSYLLTLGDVKASKLETSTNSREIIARLQLL; encoded by the coding sequence ATGGCTCCTTTATCCACAGTGCTGATCGATGACGAACCCCTGGCCCTGGAACGACTCCGGCGATTGCTGACCGAGTATAGGTCTATCCTGACGATCAGCGGGGAGGCTACCAACGGCTGGGAAGGGATGGCGCTCATCGAGTCGTTGCGGCCAGCGGTCATTTTTCTGGACATCCAGATGCCCCAGCTAACGGGCTTTGACATGCTGGCCCGCCTGACCGATCCGCCCTACGTGGTGTTTACCACGGCGTATGACCAGTATGCCCTGCGGGCTTTTGAGGAAAAATCACTGGATTATTTACTCAAGCCCATTGATGCGGCCCGGCTGGCCAAAACGGTACAGAAAATCCAGCAAAGCCAGTCGCCCACGCCCTTGACCCTCGACACGCTCCGGAGCCTACTGGTGTCCCACACGCTGCCTCCGCCCATGCGGGCCATGACGGTCAAGAATGGCGATAGTCTGGAGCTGGTGGTGCTGGATGAAATCGCGTTTTTTCAAACGGCGGGTAAATACGTACTGCTGCATACGGTGGATGGCAAACAGCACGTGGTGGAGTATACCCTGACGGAATTGGCCGAGCGACTACCCGACCAATTTGTACGCATCAGCCGGGCCAGTCTGGTCAACCGCAGCCTGATTCGGCAACTTCGCAAACGGCTCAACGGCAGTTACCTGCTGACCCTGGGGGATGTAAAAGCCTCAAAACTCGAAACCTCGACCAACAGTCGCGAGATCATCGCCCGCTTACAACTGCTTTAA
- a CDS encoding metallophosphoesterase family protein: MKIVHTADWHLGKRLQDFQRLQEQQNVLDEIVQIADQEQADLVVVAGDLFDTFNPDPKAEDLLYSTLKKLTAGGSRPVVAIAGNHDNPDRIEAQDHFGRECGIIFAGFPKTEVRSYELSCEAKLLRSAPGFIELKLPRHDAPVRIILTPYANETRMRAYFGQTSFGDELRQQLQEHWAALANTYMDKQGVNLLTTHLFVMKRGGEQPEESDDERSILQVGGASVVYTDMIPPQIQYTALGHLHRYQEIAGGPSPVIYSSSPLAYSFAESDQQKFVVLIEAKPGQAVTVTPVPLKTGKRLLRPRFKRVDEAVDWLKQNPDCYAEITLQTPTYLTSEERRELQQAHDSLVTIIPDVRDVKSTQKETAPAIDLTQSMETLFADYFKSKNKGQEPNERLQQLFKEILATESE, encoded by the coding sequence ATGAAAATAGTACATACGGCCGATTGGCATCTTGGGAAACGACTCCAGGATTTCCAAAGGCTCCAGGAGCAACAAAATGTATTGGATGAGATTGTTCAAATCGCTGATCAGGAACAAGCCGATCTGGTAGTAGTGGCTGGCGACTTGTTCGATACCTTTAATCCAGACCCTAAGGCAGAAGACTTATTATATAGTACGCTCAAGAAATTGACGGCGGGCGGTAGCAGGCCAGTAGTCGCTATTGCCGGGAATCACGATAATCCGGATCGTATAGAAGCGCAAGACCATTTTGGGCGTGAGTGCGGTATTATTTTCGCGGGATTCCCCAAAACTGAAGTTCGATCTTACGAATTAAGCTGTGAAGCAAAGCTGTTGCGCTCTGCGCCTGGCTTTATCGAGTTGAAACTTCCCCGCCATGATGCCCCGGTTCGGATAATTCTTACACCCTATGCCAATGAGACCCGAATGCGGGCTTATTTTGGGCAGACAAGCTTTGGCGACGAACTCCGGCAACAACTTCAGGAGCATTGGGCTGCCCTTGCGAATACCTATATGGATAAGCAGGGTGTTAATTTACTGACAACCCATTTGTTCGTTATGAAACGTGGGGGTGAACAACCCGAGGAATCAGATGACGAGCGTAGTATTCTACAGGTTGGTGGTGCATCGGTTGTGTATACCGACATGATTCCACCGCAAATTCAATATACAGCGCTTGGGCATTTACACCGTTATCAGGAAATTGCAGGAGGGCCTAGTCCTGTTATATATAGTAGCAGTCCATTGGCTTATAGCTTTGCCGAGTCTGACCAGCAGAAATTTGTTGTGTTGATAGAGGCTAAACCAGGCCAGGCCGTAACGGTGACACCGGTACCTCTAAAAACGGGCAAACGGCTTTTACGGCCCCGTTTTAAACGAGTTGACGAGGCTGTCGACTGGCTTAAACAGAATCCTGACTGCTATGCCGAAATTACTCTACAAACGCCAACCTACCTGACCAGCGAAGAGCGTAGAGAACTTCAACAGGCGCATGACTCACTGGTAACGATCATACCAGATGTAAGAGACGTTAAGTCGACGCAAAAGGAAACAGCACCAGCTATTGACCTTACGCAGAGTATGGAAACGTTGTTTGCAGACTATTTTAAAAGTAAAAACAAAGGCCAGGAGCCGAACGAGCGGCTTCAGCAGTTGTTTAAAGAGATTTTAGCAACCGAATCTGAATGA
- a CDS encoding FAD-dependent oxidoreductase — translation MHVLIIGGGIGGLCLAQGLVKTGIDVSVYERNAETSETLAGYGIHLTPLGMKALRACLPETTFAQLDALAGHAGATLRFSDEHLHLLAERDDAQLTGKPLAQVERRDVDRIEFRKLLLQGLSQTSSTKKGVVHWNKPFTHYEQLPDGQVRAFFADGSQATGDLLVGADASNSRVRKQYLPSLERVDTGVLNIAGRYMLTPEREAALPATLIDGSINNIVAPARQWMFVAAWHTPTTEPDKPGFHSTQKYLVWAYVAQRHSYPTNIEQFEPEQLRDLVLARTTDWHADLRVIVSEGDLATLRPIPFKSMPHLDPWPPSPVTLLGDAIHNMTPMAGAGANTALLDAQTLCQCLGEVQAEQRTLVKAVGEYERQMRAYANQAVGLSFSNAQHAASDGPWKRGTFRTLLRLAQALPPVKRLLFPESTV, via the coding sequence ATGCACGTACTAATTATTGGCGGAGGCATTGGCGGACTATGCCTGGCCCAGGGCTTAGTGAAAACGGGTATTGATGTCAGCGTGTATGAACGTAACGCCGAAACCAGCGAAACCCTGGCTGGTTATGGGATTCACCTGACCCCCCTGGGTATGAAGGCACTGCGGGCCTGCCTGCCGGAGACTACCTTTGCCCAACTCGATGCCCTCGCGGGCCATGCAGGGGCTACCCTGCGATTTAGCGATGAACACCTGCACCTGCTGGCAGAGCGGGATGACGCACAACTGACGGGCAAACCCCTGGCTCAGGTAGAACGCCGGGATGTTGATCGCATCGAGTTTCGGAAGCTCCTCCTTCAGGGGCTTTCCCAAACCAGCTCGACCAAAAAGGGCGTGGTTCACTGGAATAAACCCTTTACCCACTATGAGCAACTGCCCGATGGCCAGGTGAGGGCCTTTTTCGCGGATGGCAGTCAGGCAACCGGCGACCTGCTGGTGGGCGCCGATGCCAGCAACTCCCGCGTCCGAAAGCAGTACCTGCCTTCACTTGAGCGCGTCGACACCGGTGTATTGAATATTGCCGGGCGCTACATGCTGACCCCGGAGCGGGAAGCTGCGCTGCCCGCTACCCTGATAGACGGATCCATCAATAACATTGTAGCTCCCGCCAGGCAGTGGATGTTTGTGGCTGCCTGGCATACTCCGACGACGGAACCCGATAAACCCGGCTTTCACTCAACCCAGAAGTACCTGGTGTGGGCCTACGTCGCCCAGCGGCATTCCTATCCGACCAACATCGAGCAATTCGAGCCCGAACAGCTTCGGGATCTGGTGCTCGCCCGGACCACCGACTGGCATGCCGACCTTCGTGTGATCGTCAGCGAGGGGGATCTAGCCACCCTGCGGCCCATTCCCTTCAAGAGCATGCCCCACCTGGATCCCTGGCCCCCCAGCCCCGTCACCCTGCTCGGCGATGCGATTCACAACATGACGCCTATGGCGGGGGCTGGTGCCAACACGGCGCTGCTGGATGCGCAGACACTGTGCCAATGCTTAGGGGAGGTTCAGGCGGAACAGCGCACCCTGGTCAAAGCGGTGGGCGAGTACGAGCGGCAAATGCGAGCCTATGCCAACCAAGCCGTTGGCCTCTCCTTCAGCAACGCCCAACATGCCGCATCTGATGGCCCCTGGAAACGGGGCACCTTTCGCACCCTCCTGAGACTGGCCCAGGCGCTACCCCCCGTCAAACGGCTACTCTTCCCCGAAAGCACTGTTTAA
- a CDS encoding sensor histidine kinase, whose product MEKSWPRLATGQPATGEPFGLLDMFADPARGMLFSLVFLLLTVYGMTAVLFMTQTLVTTPLVYADGDQIRILSSLLSVALAYGILTQFVRFEKRLATPWLKYTVLFGLTGLLTLALQRLVWIYVLDQFLQHPGPANFQRNVIYLFAPAIAVCLYFFLWQRAHSFSRTIRHQSYELARLNQLKTQAELTALQARINPHFLYNTLNSISSLVYTQPAKADEMVVELARLFQATTNASAQILAPVADEMNFVRGYLRIEQVRFGSRLRYHLEVDPAVNKVKIPRFLLQPLVENAVKHGLNDRLADGFIRVGLHQVDHWLHITVGDNGEPFPQQAIIGYGLTSIKETLQLLYEGQASLSLQNAPTKQVLIRIPL is encoded by the coding sequence ATGGAGAAGTCATGGCCAAGGCTGGCGACTGGTCAACCGGCAACGGGCGAACCGTTTGGGTTACTGGATATGTTTGCCGATCCAGCCCGGGGCATGCTCTTTTCGCTGGTCTTTCTGCTATTGACCGTCTACGGCATGACCGCTGTCCTGTTTATGACCCAGACGCTGGTGACAACCCCACTGGTCTATGCCGATGGCGATCAGATCCGTATTCTCAGCAGCCTGCTTAGCGTGGCCCTGGCCTACGGGATATTGACCCAGTTTGTTCGGTTTGAAAAACGACTCGCTACCCCATGGCTAAAATATACCGTGTTGTTTGGCCTGACTGGCTTGCTGACCCTAGCCCTCCAGCGGCTGGTGTGGATCTACGTGCTGGATCAGTTCCTGCAACATCCCGGCCCGGCGAATTTTCAGCGCAACGTGATCTACCTGTTTGCACCCGCCATTGCGGTCTGTTTGTATTTTTTTCTCTGGCAACGGGCGCATTCCTTTAGCCGAACCATTCGCCACCAATCCTACGAGCTGGCCAGGTTGAACCAGCTAAAAACGCAGGCGGAGCTGACGGCCTTACAAGCCCGGATTAACCCACATTTTCTCTACAATACCCTCAACAGCATCAGCAGTCTGGTCTACACCCAGCCCGCCAAGGCCGACGAGATGGTCGTCGAATTAGCCAGGCTGTTTCAGGCCACCACCAATGCCTCAGCGCAGATCCTGGCGCCCGTGGCGGACGAGATGAATTTCGTTCGAGGGTATTTACGGATTGAGCAGGTCCGGTTTGGCTCTCGCCTTCGTTACCACCTGGAGGTAGATCCGGCGGTAAACAAAGTGAAGATCCCCCGCTTTTTGCTCCAGCCCCTGGTGGAAAATGCGGTTAAACATGGGCTTAATGACCGACTGGCGGATGGGTTCATTCGGGTGGGCCTGCACCAGGTAGACCATTGGCTGCACATTACAGTGGGGGATAATGGGGAACCGTTTCCCCAGCAGGCCATTATTGGCTACGGGCTGACCAGCATCAAAGAAACGCTCCAGCTCCTTTACGAGGGGCAGGCCAGTCTGAGCCTGCAAAACGCCCCCACCAAACAAGTCCTCATTCGGATCCCCCTGTAA